From Ficedula albicollis isolate OC2 chromosome 5, FicAlb1.5, whole genome shotgun sequence, one genomic window encodes:
- the FGF19 gene encoding fibroblast growth factor 19: MGLRPAALALLGLAAAAASGGALPLPDAGPHLNYGWGEPIRLRHLYTASKHGLFSCFLRIGSDGRVDAAGRQSAQSLLEIRAVAVRTVAIKGVQSSRYLCMDEAGRLHGQLRYSTEDCSFEEEIRPDGYNVYKSKKHGISVSLSSAKQRQQFKGKDFLPLSHFLPMINTVPVESVDFGEYGDYSQVFEPEVFSSPLETDSMDPFGIASKLSPVKSPSFQK, translated from the exons atggggctgcgCCCCGCCGCACTGGCGCTGCTCGGTCTGGCGGCTGCCGCcgcctc ggggggggcgctgccGCTGCCCGACGCCGGCCCGCACCTCAACTACGGCTGGGGAGAGCCCATCCGGCTACGGCACCTCTACACCGCCAGCAAGCACGGGCTCTTCAGCTGCTTCCTGCGCATCGGCTCCGACGGCCGGGTGGACGCGGCCGGGAGGCAGAGCGCGCAGA gtCTGCTGGAGATCCGCGCCGTGGCCGTGCGCACCGTGGCCATCAAGGGCGTGCAGAGCTCCCGGTACCTGTGCATGGACGAGGCGGGGCGGCTGCACGGGCAG CTCAGATATTCCACTGAAGACTGTTCCTTTGAGGAGGAGATTCGCCCGGACGGCTACAACGTGTATAAATCCAAAAAACACGGAATATCAGTGTCTTTGAGCAGTGCCAAACAAAGACAGCAGTTCAAGGGGAAAGATTTCCTTCCCCTGTCTCACTTCTTGCCCATGATCAACACTGTGCCTGTGGAATCAGTAGACTTTGGTGAATACGGTGATTACAGCCAGGTCTTTGAGCCAGAGGTGTTCTCCTCCCCCCTGGAGACGGACAGCATGGACCCCTTTGGCATCGCCTCTAAACTGTCCCCAGTGAAGAGCCCCAGCTTCCAGAAGTGA